The Penaeus chinensis breed Huanghai No. 1 chromosome 39, ASM1920278v2, whole genome shotgun sequence genome has a segment encoding these proteins:
- the LOC125046663 gene encoding DNA primase small subunit-like yields MPSSTSFDPEMLPDLLPVYYQRLFPYNQYYQWLSYGNVPKTYFPHREFCFTLADDIYVRYQSFKDQKEMEKEIKKHCPHKIDIGAVYSFRPKEHRTVSVFTPLEKELVFDIDMTDYDEVRTCCSGADICHKCWRFMTVAVKILDAALREDFGYQHLLWVYSGRRGVHCWVSDASARALSQPQRSAVAEYLQLIRGGDSQSKKVNITQKVHPSIKRAEGIAKKYFEELILEDQDLLGTPDQWGKVLNLIPEQSLRESLEKVMSQCSNSHQRWNTIQSEISKAINKNDFKKGVKPNLVTEIILQLVYPRLDIHVTKGLNHLLKSPFCIHPKTGRVCVCFDPRKADAFDPMAVPNLSQLVEEINQFDVGKTDEERAVAEYKKTSMKEAVVVFESFLAGLSKENASRRQESSDMKKDF; encoded by the exons ATGCCTTCCTCGACATCTTTCGACCCTGAGATGCTGCCGGATCTGCTGCCAGTCTATTACCAGAGGCTTTTCCCTTACAACCAGTACTACCAATGGCTCAGTTATGGAAAtg TCCCCAAGACCTACTTCCCGCACCGAGAGTTCTGCTTCACCCTGGCCGATGACATCTACGTGCGATACCAGTCCTTCAAAGaccagaaggagatggagaaggagatcaaGAAACACTGCCCGCACAAGATCGACATTGGTGCCGTCTACTCCTTTCG ACCCAAAGAACACCGCACAGTATCAGTGTTTACACCACTTGAAAAGGAGCTTGTATTTGATATTGATATGACAGATTACGATGAG GTGAGAACATGCTGCTCAGGTGCTGATATCTGTCACAAATGTTGGAGGTTTATGACTGTTGCTGTCAAGATTTTGGATGCTGCTCTCAGAG AGGATTTTGGATATCAGCATCTCCTGTGGGTCTATTCCGGCCGTCGTGGCGTTCATTGCTGGGTCTCTGATGCCAGTGCAAGGGCCTTGTCGCAGCCGCAGCGCTCGGCCGTAGCTGAGTACCTGCAGCTTATTCGGGGCGGTGATAGTCAGAGCAAGAAAGTCAACATCACACAGAAAGTTCATCCATCTATCAA ACGTGCTGAAGGAATAGCCAAAAAATACTTTGAAGAGCTGATTCTTGAGGACCAGGACCTCTTAGGCACACCTGACCAATGGGGCAAGGTCCTTAATCTGATTCCCGAACAGTCGCTGCGAGAGTCTCTGGAGAAAGTGATGTCGCAGTGTAGTAATTCACACCAGCGCTGGAACACCATACAGTCGGAGATCAGCAAGGCCATTAATAAG AACGACTTCAAGAAAGGCGTTAAGCCAAACTTAGTGACGGAGATCATTCTTCAGCTGGTGTATCCACGTCTAGATATCCACGTGACAAAAGGGCTCAACCATTTGCTGAAGTCCCCCTTCTGCATCCACCCCAAAACAGGGCGGGTTTGCGTGTGCTTTGACCCCCGAAAGGCTGATGCTTTTGACCCCATGGCCGTCCCGAATTTGAG TCAGCTCGTGGAAGAAATCAACCAGTTTGACGTGGGAAAGACAGACGAGGAGCGTGCGGTGGCAGAGTACAAGAAAACCTCAATGAAGGAAGCGGTCGTCGTGTTTGAGTCCTTCCTGGCTGGATTGTCAAAAGAGAATGCTTCCCGAAGACAGGAAAGCAGCG ATATGAAGAAAGATTTTTAG